TGGCAGGGGCGACGGCCTTGCAGGACGGTCGCTTCCGGGGCGCCGTAGGGCGCGATCGGCCTGACGCCGGGGCGGAGTGGAAGTGGCGTGTGCGGCAGGGCGGTCAGGCTGAATGCGAAGTCACCCAGCTGGAGACCCCTTCGCTCCCGACTGCCCTCACCCCCGCCCGTTTCGCGCCTCTCGCCAATCCCAAACTCATGGCATCGGTCTCAGCCTGAGCGCGGAAACCGCCAGCGACCCGTCACAGCTTCGGAGGCGCCTCCACGCCGGTCATCGCCATTGAGGCGGCGTTGTACCGGTCGCCTTCGGCGTCCAGGCTTGAGAGTGCGGCCGTGATCGCCAGGGTCTCTTCAGGGGTCAGTTGAAGCTCGGCAGCGCCCAGGTTCTCCTCCAGGCGGTGCAGCTTCGTCGTGCCCGGGATCGGGACGACGTAGGGTCGTTGGGCCAGGAGCCAGGCCAGGGCGACCTGGGCCGGCGTGGCGCCGCGGGCCTCACCGACCTGCTTCAGAAGTTCGACGAAGGCCAGGTTCTTGGCCAGGGCCTCGGGCTGGAACCGCGGGATCGTCGCACGGAAATCGGTCTTTTCGAGCTTGGTTTCCGCGCTGATCGCACCCGTCAGGAAGCCCTTGCCGAGCGGGCTGTATGGCACGAAGCCGATGCCGAGTTCGTCGCAGGCAGCGAGGATCCCATTCGTCTCAGGCGCGCGCCACCAGAGGGAATATTCGTTCTGAACGGCTGAGACAGGTTGCACTGCATGTGCTCGCCGCAGCGTGTTCACGCCCGGCTCGGAAAGCCCGAAGTGGCGCGCCTTGCCTTCCTTGATCAGGTCCTGGACGACGCCTGCGACATCCTCGATGGGTACTTTGGGGTCGACCCGATGTTGGTACAGCAGGTCTATGGTCTCGACGCCGAGCCGTTTCAGCGACCGCTCCACCACCTCCCGGATCTTCTCCGGCCGGCTGGAGATCCCCCGGGGACGACGTGTTTCCGGATCGACATCGAAGCCGAACTTGGTGGCGATGACGACCTGGTCGCGGATCGGCCGAAGCGCTGCGCCGACCATCTCCTCATTGCTGAACGGCCCATAGATTTCGGCGGTGTCGAAGAGGGTCACGCCACGATCCGCGGAGGCG
The sequence above is a segment of the Phenylobacterium parvum genome. Coding sequences within it:
- a CDS encoding aldo/keto reductase, whose translation is MKMRSLGGLTVSEIGFGCMGLDFSYGHRISHDEGVTLIRASADRGVTLFDTAEIYGPFSNEEMVGAALRPIRDQVVIATKFGFDVDPETRRPRGISSRPEKIREVVERSLKRLGVETIDLLYQHRVDPKVPIEDVAGVVQDLIKEGKARHFGLSEPGVNTLRRAHAVQPVSAVQNEYSLWWRAPETNGILAACDELGIGFVPYSPLGKGFLTGAISAETKLEKTDFRATIPRFQPEALAKNLAFVELLKQVGEARGATPAQVALAWLLAQRPYVVPIPGTTKLHRLEENLGAAELQLTPEETLAITAALSSLDAEGDRYNAASMAMTGVEAPPKL